The Nitrospira lenta DNA window CGGCATGATGTTGGAATGGGAACGTCACGCAGTGGACCGGGAGCGTCCGTATTTAGATCTTGGACATCAGGACACGGTGTCCGTGCTGCCGACGGTAGAACTCCGTCCAACAAACTTCGGCCCCATCAGCCCATATCTCAACATGAGCATGGGCGTCAACGTGAATAGCTTCGGGGAAAACTCTCGATTTCAAATCAGCCCTAGTAATACGTTTGCTTGGCGCCTGGGTTGGGGAGCGGATTATATGATCACGAAGCAGTTCGCGCTGAACACAGAAATGGCCTACAAGCGGAACGACGGGCACGCCACGGTGAACGGAGTGCGAAACGACGACTGGAACGCCTCGTCATTTGGCTTCTTGTTCGGTGTGAAGCTGTTCTTCTAAGCAGAATACTTTATGAGATGGAGGCGCAGTGGTGGTTCGACGGCCACTGCGCCTCTGAATCGTCCCGCCATCCAAGCCCATTGATGCGCCTAGAGTGAGCCGACCAAAGACGCGTTCGTTTTATCAGTGCAGCGGTCGCACGGCCTACCATTACTCGGACTTCGCCTGCTGGCTGCGATTCCACACCATGCCGGTCTGTTCCTTGGAACTGAACCCCAGCTTTTCATAGAACCCCGGTCGCCTGGTGCAGAGCCAGAAGAGCTCGACTTTCTTCAAGCGGGGATGATGGAGAATACGCTGCACGATTTCAGTTCCAATGCCTTGCTTCTGATAGGCTTCGTCGACGATCACATCCCAAATAGTCGCGCGATAGACGAAATCCGTGAGGACCCGGCCAAAGCCGACGAGCTGATCGCCGTCCCAAGCGCACAGCGCCACATCCGTATGACGAAGCATGTCACGGGCGTCATTCAGGGTCCGTCCCTTCGCCCAGGGTGCCTGCTGAAACAATGTCATTAATTGTTCGGGTTGGAGCGACTTCTTCTCTGAAAATGTAACCGTGGTCTTGAGCGTGGGGGGCATTGTATACTAGAGTATCTCCCGTTGAGAGACTGTACTGTGAAGTTGGAAGTGTACGAGGAAACCGATGTCAACGCAAGTCCGTAGCTGTCCCAAGTGCTTCCAGTTAATGTGGCTGAAGCAGAACGAGTTTGAGCTCATCGATGTTGAAACCATCCGAGCCAAATGCCCCCACTGTGATTCAACCGTTCGGTTTAGACTCGTGAGTGAAGGGGCCAACGCCGCCGGCCCCAAAATGGGCCACTGACTAGAAAGCGGCCTGCCTCAGGCAATCATCGCTCAGCCATAGACCGTCACATGCCCCGACCGGAACCATCCAGTTCAGGTTTATTCCCTGGAAGAATCTTGTGGAGCACCGCGCGGTATTCGGCAACCCGCTTTTCGTCGATCCGCCCCACTTCGATTTCCTTATCTCGTTGCATGCGCTCTACATGGTCGAGCACAGCCAACAAGGGCTGCACCGCTCCGAGTAAGTTCCCCACCTCAAAGGCTTCCAACGAAGCCACGAATGATTCGTTCAACCCTTTGTAGGGCGTACCGGCACTCT harbors:
- a CDS encoding GNAT family N-acetyltransferase; the protein is MPPTLKTTVTFSEKKSLQPEQLMTLFQQAPWAKGRTLNDARDMLRHTDVALCAWDGDQLVGFGRVLTDFVYRATIWDVIVDEAYQKQGIGTEIVQRILHHPRLKKVELFWLCTRRPGFYEKLGFSSKEQTGMVWNRSQQAKSE
- a CDS encoding outer membrane beta-barrel protein, giving the protein MPMKLHRSIMAGLLFAALSLSILFSNAAFAQDGKDTFGGIEPGKWVLGMRAGFAPLTQQLSGNTSTDVGSLVNFQAMYSLNRWLLVGMMLEWERHAVDRERPYLDLGHQDTVSVLPTVELRPTNFGPISPYLNMSMGVNVNSFGENSRFQISPSNTFAWRLGWGADYMITKQFALNTEMAYKRNDGHATVNGVRNDDWNASSFGFLFGVKLFF